In one Streptomyces sp. NBC_00597 genomic region, the following are encoded:
- a CDS encoding ABC transporter ATP-binding protein, with amino-acid sequence MTQNAVEVRGLRKQYGEVTAVDGLDLTIRQGEVFGLLGPNGAGKSTTVEILQGHRERDGGEVSVLGADPATGGRAWRSRVGIVWQDESAPAELTVRETVEHFARYYSAPRDPAEVIALVGLEQKRDQRVKGLSGGQRRRLDVALGVIGDPELLLLDEPTTGFDPAARRQFWDLIRLLAGEGTTIVLTTHYLEEAEALADRLAVIASGRVVAEGEPAALRSRFGTGATVEWTGADGTPQSIATETPTRTVAELMTRFEGEIPGLKIGRPTLEDVYLRLTGQLVPTPAQQSEDAR; translated from the coding sequence ATGACACAGAACGCGGTGGAGGTACGGGGGCTTCGCAAGCAGTACGGCGAGGTCACCGCGGTGGACGGACTGGATCTGACGATCCGACAGGGCGAGGTCTTCGGACTCCTCGGGCCCAACGGCGCCGGCAAGAGCACGACGGTGGAGATCCTGCAGGGCCACCGGGAACGGGACGGAGGCGAAGTCAGCGTGCTCGGAGCGGACCCGGCCACCGGCGGCCGGGCCTGGCGCTCGCGCGTCGGGATCGTCTGGCAGGACGAGTCGGCGCCCGCCGAACTGACGGTGCGGGAGACGGTCGAGCACTTCGCCCGCTACTACTCGGCCCCGCGCGACCCGGCCGAGGTCATCGCCCTGGTCGGCCTGGAGCAGAAGCGGGACCAGCGCGTGAAGGGGCTCTCGGGCGGCCAGCGGCGCCGGCTCGACGTGGCGCTCGGCGTCATCGGCGACCCCGAGCTGCTGCTCCTCGACGAGCCGACCACGGGCTTCGACCCGGCGGCCCGCCGCCAGTTCTGGGACCTGATCCGGCTGCTCGCCGGCGAGGGCACCACCATCGTGCTCACCACGCACTACCTGGAGGAGGCAGAGGCCCTCGCCGACCGGCTCGCGGTCATCGCGAGCGGCAGGGTCGTCGCCGAGGGCGAACCGGCCGCACTCCGCTCCCGGTTCGGCACCGGCGCCACCGTCGAGTGGACAGGGGCCGACGGCACCCCGCAGAGCATCGCCACCGAGACGCCCACCCGTACCGTCGCCGAGCTCATGACCCGCTTCGAAGGCGAGATCCCGGGGCTGAAGATCGGCCGTCCCACCCTGGAGGACGTGTACCTGCGCCTCACGGGCCAGCTCGTACCCACGCCCGCACAGCAGTCGGAGGACGCACGATGA
- a CDS encoding sensor histidine kinase, with protein MSADLQVEEPPRRLNGFTRAAGARESHVWDRAFGPWDLYFGLVWVATVAFVLGADFPSLSYRVPAAALLTLLVPWYAWTGRPLLLKDPGAEPGLSLRYLGVMLALFLPAAFLVGETRLITFALAPHCFMLLPLRRAIGTMAVVALLPVAGWALLWRPAGHVVFVNAVGSFVTFAFSSFFGAWIIRIIEQSQERASLIAELDASREEVARLSAAQGAHAERERMSREIHDTLAQGFTSLLMLVQAVQSELDTDPAQAHRHLELMAATARQNLAEARALVAGGAPADLDAGSLPDAVRRLAARQHPPAAVSVTGEVRPLAAALEVVALRSCQESLSNAAKHAGAGAQCSVSLAYGDCELTVTVRDTGQGFDPASPATGYGLRGLRARAAEAGGTAAVESTAGSGTSAGTTVTVTLPIR; from the coding sequence GTGTCTGCTGACCTTCAAGTGGAAGAACCGCCGCGACGGCTGAACGGGTTCACCAGGGCGGCCGGAGCGCGCGAGTCCCACGTCTGGGACCGCGCGTTCGGGCCGTGGGACCTCTACTTCGGCCTCGTGTGGGTCGCGACCGTCGCCTTCGTCCTGGGCGCGGACTTCCCCTCGCTGTCGTACCGGGTCCCCGCCGCCGCGCTGCTCACGCTGCTGGTCCCGTGGTACGCGTGGACCGGCCGGCCCCTGCTCCTGAAGGATCCCGGGGCCGAACCGGGACTGTCCCTGCGCTACCTGGGCGTGATGCTGGCCCTGTTCCTGCCCGCCGCCTTCCTGGTGGGCGAGACCCGGCTGATCACCTTCGCGCTCGCCCCGCACTGCTTCATGCTGCTGCCGCTGCGCCGGGCGATCGGCACGATGGCGGTGGTGGCGCTGCTGCCGGTGGCCGGGTGGGCGCTGCTGTGGCGGCCGGCCGGACACGTCGTCTTCGTCAACGCGGTCGGCTCGTTCGTCACGTTCGCCTTCTCCTCCTTCTTCGGCGCCTGGATCATCCGGATCATCGAGCAGAGCCAGGAGCGGGCCTCGCTGATCGCCGAACTCGACGCCAGCCGGGAGGAGGTGGCCCGGCTCTCCGCCGCGCAGGGCGCCCATGCCGAAAGGGAACGCATGTCACGCGAGATCCACGACACCCTCGCCCAGGGGTTCACGAGTCTGCTGATGCTGGTCCAAGCCGTGCAGTCCGAGCTGGACACGGATCCCGCGCAGGCCCACCGGCACCTGGAGCTGATGGCCGCGACCGCCCGGCAGAACCTGGCCGAGGCCCGGGCCCTGGTCGCCGGCGGCGCCCCCGCCGACCTCGACGCGGGTTCGCTGCCGGACGCCGTACGCCGCCTCGCCGCCCGGCAGCATCCGCCGGCAGCGGTGTCGGTGACCGGGGAGGTCCGGCCGTTGGCCGCGGCGCTGGAGGTGGTGGCGCTGCGGTCCTGCCAGGAATCCCTGTCGAACGCGGCGAAGCACGCCGGGGCCGGGGCACAGTGCTCGGTCTCGCTGGCCTACGGTGACTGCGAACTGACCGTCACGGTCCGGGACACCGGGCAGGGCTTCGACCCGGCGTCCCCCGCGACCGGCTACGGCCTGCGGGGACTGCGCGCCCGCGCGGCGGAGGCCGGCGGCACGGCGGCCGTCGAAAGCACCGCGGGGTCGGGCACCTCCGCCGGCACCACCGTCACCGTGACACTCCCGATCCGCTGA
- a CDS encoding AAA family ATPase, with protein MRQRPVRQRTCGNLPAELSSFVGRGAELAEVGRLLEASRLVTVTGVGGVGKSRLALAAAREAAEAASGAVSGATSGPASETGDTAQERYCDGVWLAELSCVRDPALLELTLAESLGLTDHTTRPPRTVLTEHLAERRLLLVLDGFEQLVEETAELVRELLRRSPGLRVLAAGRRPLDLRGERTFPLAPPVPEEALELLAERAAAADPGFAVTGANRPALVELCARLDGIPLALELAAGRLRALSPEQVLTRLEDRFALLTGSARGVLPRHRALRTAIGWSHELCTARERLLWARLSVFAGHFDLDAAEYVCAGPDLPVESVLDVLGELLAQSLLAREETAAGVRYRMLETVRVYGAGWLESLGDATRLRRRHRDWYTGLATWCELDWFGPRQQEVAALVEAELPNLRLALECCLEEPDELHLGQYLAGTLWFYWAGCGRLTEGRYWLDRMLEPGPAASEHVGSRLKALWVLGYVAALQGDAVASMSALYECRDGAARTGNAVAAAYAVHRLGCLALVSDDMPRAGELLGSALEQYREAGELNSNVLMCQVELAMALAFQGDLAGALSLCREVRDICEERGERWTKAYALYVLAYAALDAADTAGARLLLTECVTINHAFRDLVGLALAVELLALVTAAEDRPAEAAVLQGAAEPMWDGVGLQLFGSGYFNAPRLMCRERAGEVLGADRYAACARHGRSLSLDELVERALRMPEPVPAAPERLPRPRSGETGRAAGAVGRPDNRKPAGSPKGEPAG; from the coding sequence ATGCGACAGAGGCCCGTTCGACAAAGGACCTGCGGCAATCTTCCCGCGGAGCTGAGCAGCTTCGTCGGGCGAGGTGCGGAACTCGCCGAGGTGGGGAGGCTGCTGGAGGCCTCGCGACTGGTCACCGTGACCGGCGTGGGCGGGGTGGGCAAGTCCCGGCTGGCCCTGGCGGCGGCCCGGGAGGCCGCCGAGGCAGCGTCCGGGGCGGTGTCCGGGGCGACCTCCGGGCCGGCTTCGGAGACGGGCGATACGGCGCAGGAACGCTACTGCGACGGCGTCTGGCTGGCCGAGCTGTCCTGCGTACGCGATCCGGCACTGCTCGAACTCACGCTGGCGGAGTCGCTCGGGCTCACCGACCACACCACGCGACCGCCGCGGACCGTCCTGACCGAGCACCTCGCCGAGCGGCGGCTGCTGCTGGTCCTCGACGGGTTCGAGCAGCTCGTCGAGGAGACCGCCGAGCTGGTGCGGGAGCTGCTGCGCCGCTCCCCCGGCCTGCGGGTGCTGGCTGCCGGGCGGCGGCCGCTGGACCTCCGGGGGGAACGGACCTTCCCGCTGGCCCCGCCGGTCCCCGAGGAGGCCCTGGAGCTGCTGGCCGAGCGGGCGGCGGCCGCCGATCCGGGCTTCGCCGTGACCGGCGCCAACCGGCCCGCACTGGTGGAGCTGTGCGCCCGGCTCGACGGGATCCCGCTGGCGCTGGAGCTGGCGGCGGGACGGCTGCGGGCGCTGTCGCCGGAGCAGGTGCTGACGCGGTTGGAGGACCGTTTCGCGCTGCTGACGGGCTCGGCGCGCGGGGTCCTGCCCCGGCACCGGGCGCTGCGTACGGCGATCGGCTGGAGCCACGAGCTGTGCACGGCGCGGGAGCGGTTGCTGTGGGCCCGGCTGTCGGTGTTCGCCGGGCACTTCGACCTCGATGCCGCCGAGTACGTGTGCGCGGGGCCGGACCTGCCGGTGGAGTCCGTGCTGGACGTGCTCGGGGAGCTCCTCGCCCAGTCGCTGCTGGCCCGGGAGGAGACGGCGGCCGGGGTGCGCTACCGGATGCTGGAGACCGTGCGGGTGTACGGGGCGGGGTGGCTGGAGTCCCTCGGCGACGCCACACGGCTGCGGCGGCGCCACCGGGACTGGTACACGGGGCTGGCCACCTGGTGCGAGCTGGACTGGTTCGGTCCGCGCCAGCAGGAGGTGGCGGCGCTGGTGGAGGCGGAGCTGCCGAATCTGCGGCTGGCGCTGGAGTGCTGCCTGGAGGAGCCGGACGAGCTCCACCTGGGGCAGTACCTGGCCGGGACGCTGTGGTTCTACTGGGCCGGGTGCGGCCGGCTCACCGAGGGCCGGTACTGGCTGGACCGGATGCTGGAGCCCGGCCCGGCCGCGTCGGAACACGTGGGGTCGCGGCTGAAGGCGCTGTGGGTGCTCGGCTACGTGGCGGCCCTCCAGGGCGATGCGGTGGCCTCGATGAGCGCCCTGTACGAGTGCCGGGACGGGGCGGCGCGGACCGGGAACGCGGTGGCGGCGGCGTACGCGGTGCACCGGCTGGGCTGCTTGGCGCTGGTCTCCGACGACATGCCGCGGGCCGGTGAGCTGCTGGGCTCGGCGCTGGAGCAGTACCGGGAGGCCGGGGAGCTGAACAGCAACGTGCTGATGTGCCAGGTGGAGCTGGCGATGGCGCTGGCCTTCCAGGGGGATCTGGCGGGTGCGCTGTCGCTGTGCCGGGAGGTCCGGGACATCTGCGAGGAGCGCGGGGAGCGCTGGACGAAGGCGTACGCCCTCTACGTCCTCGCGTACGCGGCCCTGGACGCGGCGGACACGGCCGGGGCGCGGCTCCTGCTGACCGAGTGCGTGACGATCAACCACGCCTTCCGCGACCTGGTCGGGCTGGCGCTCGCGGTGGAGCTGCTGGCCCTGGTCACGGCGGCCGAGGACCGTCCGGCCGAGGCGGCGGTGCTCCAGGGTGCGGCCGAGCCGATGTGGGACGGGGTGGGCCTGCAGCTGTTCGGCTCGGGGTACTTCAACGCCCCGCGGCTGATGTGCCGCGAGCGGGCGGGTGAGGTGCTGGGCGCGGACCGGTACGCAGCGTGCGCGCGGCACGGCCGGAGCCTGTCGCTCGACGAGCTGGTCGAGCGGGCACTGCGGATGCCCGAGCCGGTGCCGGCGGCGCCGGAACGGCTGCCGCGGCCGCGGTCCGGGGAGACGGGCAGGGCGGCGGGCGCGGTGGGCCGCCCGGACAACAGGAAGCCCGCCGGCTCCCCCAAGGGGGAACCGGCGGGCTGA
- a CDS encoding DUF2470 domain-containing protein, whose protein sequence is MSRPHGIPLPSAQRSSDSDETESACADDKQGQPRPREGVRQLTGAERVRTLVESNASVSLTLPGALDQLRSLEQPELGTGMQVARTVTPDGDVILLVSGESAAARAAAHAQDDDLTAVIEITDVAPVSVPHRIRGRAWLAGWLTQVRGDDRAACAALLAERRPVGELLGLHGRPSHVMLRLEVGEISVDDLWGAEHVDPDDLAAVAPDPIVDHETELLQHLAAAHRDRIADLCALLGPRESAAVTAVPLALDRLGLRVRFTGDGSSFDARFDFPTPVRDVCDLRRAMQTLFAAAGSRGPRTP, encoded by the coding sequence ATGTCTCGACCACATGGGATCCCCCTGCCCAGTGCGCAACGCAGTTCGGATTCAGACGAAACAGAATCCGCTTGCGCCGACGATAAGCAAGGTCAGCCGCGTCCCAGGGAAGGCGTTCGGCAGCTCACCGGAGCCGAACGCGTACGAACCCTCGTAGAGTCCAACGCCTCAGTATCCCTTACGCTGCCGGGTGCTCTCGACCAGCTGAGGTCTCTTGAGCAGCCCGAGCTCGGGACAGGGATGCAGGTCGCACGGACCGTCACCCCGGACGGGGACGTGATTCTCCTGGTGTCAGGGGAATCTGCGGCTGCCAGAGCGGCCGCTCACGCCCAGGACGACGACCTCACGGCCGTGATCGAGATCACGGATGTGGCGCCGGTGTCCGTGCCCCATCGTATCCGAGGCCGAGCGTGGCTCGCCGGCTGGCTGACCCAGGTGCGCGGGGACGACCGCGCGGCCTGCGCGGCGCTGCTGGCCGAGCGCCGGCCGGTGGGCGAACTCCTCGGGCTGCACGGGCGCCCCTCCCACGTGATGCTGCGCCTGGAGGTCGGCGAGATCTCGGTGGACGACCTGTGGGGCGCCGAGCACGTGGACCCGGACGACCTGGCCGCGGTGGCGCCGGACCCGATCGTCGACCACGAGACGGAACTCCTCCAGCACCTGGCCGCCGCGCACCGCGACCGGATCGCCGACCTGTGCGCGCTGCTGGGCCCGCGGGAGAGCGCCGCCGTGACCGCGGTCCCACTGGCCCTGGACCGCCTGGGACTGCGGGTCCGCTTCACGGGCGACGGCTCCTCCTTCGACGCCCGCTTCGACTTCCCGACGCCGGTCCGCGACGTGTGCGACCTGCGCCGGGCGATGCAGACCCTGTTCGCGGCAGCCGGCAGCCGGGGCCCCCGCACGCCGTGA
- the rpsD gene encoding 30S ribosomal protein S4, with protein MNQKRPKVKKSRALGIALTPKAVKYFEARPYPPGEHGRGRKQNSDYKVRLLEKQRLRAQYDISERQMARAYDRAKKAEGKTGEALVVELERRLDALVLRSGIARTIYQARQMVVHGHIEVNGGKVDKPSFRVRPDDVITVRERSREKVPFQVAREGGYAGEGETPRYLQVNLKALAFRLDRDPNRKEIPVICDEQLVVEYYAR; from the coding sequence GTGAACCAGAAGCGACCCAAGGTCAAGAAGTCGCGTGCCCTCGGCATTGCACTGACCCCGAAGGCCGTCAAGTACTTCGAGGCCCGCCCCTACCCGCCGGGCGAGCACGGCCGTGGCCGCAAGCAGAACTCGGACTACAAGGTCCGTCTGCTGGAGAAGCAGCGTCTGCGCGCTCAGTACGACATCTCTGAGCGTCAGATGGCCCGCGCGTACGACCGCGCCAAGAAGGCCGAGGGCAAGACGGGCGAGGCGCTGGTCGTCGAGCTTGAGCGTCGCCTCGACGCCCTGGTCCTGCGTTCGGGCATCGCCCGCACCATCTACCAGGCCCGCCAGATGGTCGTTCACGGCCACATCGAGGTCAACGGTGGCAAGGTCGACAAGCCGTCGTTCCGTGTCCGCCCGGACGACGTCATCACCGTGCGCGAGCGCAGCCGCGAGAAGGTTCCGTTCCAGGTTGCCCGTGAGGGTGGCTACGCAGGCGAGGGCGAGACCCCGCGCTACCTGCAGGTCAACCTGAAGGCCCTGGCCTTCCGCCTGGACCGTGACCCGAACCGCAAGGAAATCCCGGTCATCTGCGACGAGCAGCTCGTCGTCGAGTACTACGCCCGCTGA
- a CDS encoding vitamin K epoxide reductase family protein yields the protein MTTRGTDADTAPRTVGASRALALLLVITGAAGLLAAWVITIDKFKLLEDPNFTPGCSLNPIVSCGNIMKSEQASVFGFPNPMLGLVAYGIVICVGMSVLAGARFRPWYWLTFNAGMLFGVGFCTWLMYQSLYNINSLCLWCCLAWVATIFMFWYVTAHNVREGLLPAPGWLRSFLDEFTWVLPVLHVGIIGMLILTRWWDFWTS from the coding sequence ATGACGACACGAGGTACGGACGCAGACACCGCCCCGCGGACGGTCGGTGCGAGCCGGGCACTGGCGCTGCTGTTGGTGATCACGGGCGCGGCGGGGCTCCTCGCGGCCTGGGTGATCACGATCGACAAGTTCAAGCTGCTGGAAGACCCGAACTTCACGCCGGGCTGCAGCCTGAACCCGATCGTCTCCTGCGGCAACATCATGAAGAGCGAGCAGGCGTCCGTGTTCGGTTTCCCGAACCCGATGCTGGGCCTGGTCGCCTACGGCATAGTGATCTGCGTCGGCATGAGCGTGCTGGCCGGGGCCCGGTTCCGGCCCTGGTACTGGCTCACCTTCAACGCCGGCATGCTGTTCGGCGTCGGCTTCTGCACCTGGCTCATGTACCAGTCGCTGTACAACATCAACTCGCTGTGCCTGTGGTGCTGCCTGGCATGGGTCGCCACGATCTTCATGTTCTGGTACGTCACCGCCCACAACGTGCGTGAGGGCCTGCTGCCCGCACCGGGCTGGCTGCGCTCCTTCCTGGACGAGTTCACCTGGGTGCTGCCCGTGCTGCACGTCGGGATCATCGGCATGCTGATCCTGACCCGCTGGTGGGACTTCTGGACCTCCTGA
- a CDS encoding replication-associated recombination protein A has translation MEPDLFTAAAEDRREKDPRSSPLAVRMRPRTLDEVVGQQHLLKPGSPLRRLVGDGAGGPAGASSVILWGPPGIGKTTLAYVVSQATQKRFVELSAITAGVKEVRAVIEGAKRAAGGYGKETVLFLDEIHRFSKAQQDSLLPAVENRWVTLIAATTENPYFSIISPLLSRSLLLTLEPLTDEDLSALMRRALTEERGLGGAVSLPADAEAHLLRIAGGDARRALTALEAGAGSAIAKGESEISLQTVEEAVDRAAVKYDRDGDQHYDVASALIKSIRGSDVDAALHYLARMIEAGEDPRFIARRLMISASEDIGLADPTALPLAVAAAQAVAMIGFPEAALTLSHATIALALAPKSNTATTAIGAALADVRAGLAGQVPTHLRDGHYKGAAKLGHAVGYVYPHDVPGAIAAQQYAPDAVHGKRYYEPTRYGAEARYADVVEKVRERLRGGGSGPSGA, from the coding sequence GTGGAACCAGACCTGTTCACCGCCGCTGCCGAAGACCGCCGGGAGAAGGACCCTCGAAGTTCTCCGCTCGCCGTCCGCATGCGCCCGCGCACCCTGGACGAGGTCGTCGGCCAGCAGCACCTGCTGAAGCCCGGGTCACCGCTGCGGCGGCTGGTCGGGGACGGGGCGGGCGGGCCGGCCGGAGCCTCGTCGGTGATCCTGTGGGGCCCCCCGGGCATCGGCAAGACCACCCTCGCGTACGTGGTGAGCCAGGCGACGCAGAAGCGGTTCGTGGAGCTGTCGGCGATCACGGCGGGCGTGAAGGAAGTACGGGCCGTCATCGAGGGCGCCAAGCGGGCGGCCGGCGGGTACGGCAAGGAGACGGTCCTCTTCCTCGACGAGATCCACCGCTTCAGCAAGGCGCAGCAGGACTCGCTGCTCCCGGCCGTCGAGAACCGCTGGGTGACGCTGATCGCCGCGACCACGGAGAACCCCTACTTCTCGATCATCTCCCCCCTGCTGTCGCGGTCGCTGTTGCTCACCCTGGAACCGCTGACCGACGAGGACCTGAGCGCGTTGATGCGGCGGGCGCTGACGGAGGAGCGCGGGCTGGGCGGGGCGGTCTCCCTGCCGGCGGACGCGGAGGCGCACCTGCTGCGGATCGCGGGCGGCGACGCCCGGCGGGCGCTGACGGCGCTGGAGGCCGGTGCCGGTTCTGCGATCGCCAAGGGGGAGTCCGAGATCAGCCTCCAGACGGTGGAGGAGGCGGTCGACCGGGCGGCGGTGAAGTACGACCGGGACGGCGACCAGCACTACGACGTGGCGAGCGCCCTGATCAAGTCGATCCGCGGCTCGGACGTGGACGCCGCGCTGCACTACCTGGCGCGCATGATCGAGGCGGGGGAGGATCCGCGGTTCATCGCCCGTCGCCTGATGATCTCGGCCAGCGAGGACATCGGCCTGGCGGACCCGACGGCCCTGCCGCTCGCGGTCGCCGCGGCGCAGGCGGTGGCGATGATCGGCTTCCCCGAGGCCGCGCTGACGCTGTCGCACGCCACGATCGCCCTCGCCCTGGCCCCGAAGTCGAACACCGCGACGACCGCGATCGGCGCGGCGCTCGCGGACGTCCGGGCGGGCCTGGCGGGCCAGGTGCCGACACACCTGCGGGACGGGCACTACAAGGGGGCGGCGAAGCTGGGCCACGCCGTGGGGTACGTGTACCCGCACGACGTACCGGGCGCGATCGCGGCACAGCAGTACGCGCCGGACGCGGTGCACGGCAAGCGGTACTACGAGCCGACGCGGTACGGCGCGGAGGCCCGCTACGCGGACGTGGTGGAAAAGGTCCGCGAACGCCTGCGAGGAGGCGGTTCAGGCCCGTCCGGCGCATGA
- a CDS encoding DUF948 domain-containing protein: MSGGEVAGILVAVFWAILVSFLAVVLVRLAQVLKATTKLVADVTDQAVPLLADASTTVRSARTQLDRVDAIASDVQEVTSNASALSSTVASTFGGPLVKVAAFGYGVRKALGKNTEEAPRKASRRSVIVGRTVPAARRRKQKG; this comes from the coding sequence GTGTCCGGTGGAGAGGTGGCCGGGATCCTCGTGGCCGTCTTCTGGGCCATCCTGGTCTCCTTCCTCGCCGTGGTACTGGTGAGGCTGGCCCAGGTGCTCAAGGCGACCACCAAGCTGGTGGCCGACGTGACCGACCAGGCCGTCCCGCTGCTCGCGGACGCCTCCACCACCGTCCGCTCCGCACGCACCCAGCTCGACCGGGTCGACGCCATCGCGAGCGACGTCCAGGAAGTCACCTCGAACGCCTCCGCCCTGTCCTCCACCGTGGCCTCCACCTTCGGCGGGCCGCTGGTCAAGGTCGCCGCCTTCGGCTACGGCGTCCGCAAGGCGCTGGGCAAGAACACGGAAGAGGCGCCGCGGAAGGCGTCCCGGCGCAGCGTGATCGTTGGCCGTACGGTGCCGGCCGCCCGGCGCCGGAAGCAGAAGGGCTGA
- a CDS encoding ABC transporter permease has product MSTTATTAATGRAASAAEALPGAWTLGLSRGALEIKQFVRQRDAMIFTFAFPIVFLALFASIFSDSVENTGVTASQLYAAGMVAAGIMSTSFQSLGISIAVERDEKVLRRLRGTPMPPAAYFLGKVWMVLATGLAETAILLLVGSTLFDLDLPASATKWLTFGWIFALGLTGCALLGIAISSLPKSGKSASSVVVLPFLILQFISGVFIPVNAIPDWLLNIGALFPLKWMCQGLRGVFLPQSAAVLEQAGSWEYGKVALVLGAWVVGGLVLCLLTFKWKNRRDG; this is encoded by the coding sequence ATGAGCACGACCGCCACCACCGCCGCCACCGGCCGGGCCGCCTCGGCCGCCGAGGCCCTGCCCGGCGCCTGGACCCTGGGCTTGAGCCGCGGGGCCCTGGAGATCAAGCAGTTCGTCCGCCAGCGCGACGCGATGATCTTCACCTTCGCCTTCCCCATCGTCTTCCTCGCCCTGTTCGCCTCGATCTTCAGCGACAGCGTGGAGAACACCGGGGTCACCGCCTCCCAGCTGTACGCGGCGGGCATGGTCGCCGCGGGCATCATGTCCACCAGCTTCCAGTCGCTCGGGATCTCGATCGCCGTCGAACGCGACGAGAAGGTGCTGCGCCGGCTGCGCGGCACCCCGATGCCGCCGGCCGCGTACTTCCTCGGCAAGGTCTGGATGGTCCTGGCGACCGGACTCGCCGAGACCGCGATCCTGTTGCTCGTCGGCTCCACCCTGTTCGACCTCGACCTGCCGGCGTCCGCCACCAAGTGGCTCACCTTCGGCTGGATCTTCGCCCTCGGCCTGACCGGCTGCGCCCTGCTCGGCATCGCGATCAGCAGCCTGCCCAAGTCCGGCAAGAGCGCCAGCTCGGTGGTCGTCCTGCCGTTCCTGATCCTCCAGTTCATCTCCGGCGTCTTCATCCCGGTGAACGCGATCCCGGACTGGCTGCTGAACATCGGCGCGCTGTTCCCGCTCAAGTGGATGTGCCAGGGTCTGCGCGGAGTGTTCCTGCCACAGTCCGCCGCGGTCCTGGAGCAGGCCGGCAGCTGGGAGTACGGAAAGGTCGCCCTGGTCCTGGGTGCCTGGGTCGTCGGAGGATTGGTCCTGTGTCTGCTGACCTTCAAGTGGAAGAACCGCCGCGACGGCTGA
- a CDS encoding response regulator transcription factor, with protein sequence MIRILLADDHPVVREGLRGMLSAEPDLEVVAEAANGPQAEALAAELLPGGLDLILMDLRMPGGDGVESIARISAAGLPVRVVVLTTYENDRDILRAVEAGAAGYLLKDMARAELAEAVRAAVRGETVLAPSVAGRLVDRLRTRPERPRLSDREVAVLRLVAEGATNAEIGRRLFVAESTVKTHLLRIFGKLEVTDRTAAVTTAMRHDLL encoded by the coding sequence ATGATCCGCATCCTGCTGGCCGACGACCACCCCGTGGTACGGGAAGGCCTGCGCGGCATGCTCAGTGCGGAGCCGGACCTGGAGGTCGTCGCGGAGGCCGCGAACGGCCCGCAGGCCGAGGCACTGGCCGCGGAGCTGCTCCCCGGCGGCCTGGACCTGATCCTGATGGACCTGCGGATGCCGGGCGGCGACGGCGTCGAGTCCATCGCCCGGATCAGCGCGGCCGGGCTGCCGGTGCGGGTCGTCGTCCTGACGACGTACGAGAACGACCGGGACATCCTGCGGGCGGTGGAAGCGGGGGCCGCCGGCTACTTGTTGAAGGACATGGCACGGGCCGAACTGGCCGAGGCCGTCCGTGCGGCGGTGCGTGGCGAGACGGTCCTGGCCCCGTCGGTGGCGGGCCGCCTGGTCGACCGCCTCCGCACCCGCCCCGAGCGTCCGCGCCTGTCCGACCGCGAGGTCGCGGTCCTGCGCCTCGTCGCGGAGGGCGCGACGAACGCGGAGATCGGCCGGCGCCTGTTCGTGGCGGAGTCCACGGTCAAGACGCACCTGCTGCGCATCTTCGGAAAACTGGAGGTCACGGACCGCACGGCGGCGGTGACCACGGCCATGCGCCACGACCTCCTCTGA